The Candidatus Micrarchaeia archaeon genomic sequence TTATAGATGTTCCACCAGCCAGATAAAATTGATTAGGTAATATTTTTGAAACCTCTTCAGCCAATTTAAATAATTTTGTTTTTTCCATAAAATATTTAACAAATAAAGTAATTTAAAGTTATTCTAAGAATAATATATTATGAATAATAAAGACCTTTTTATTTTACAAATTAAACAAGAGGGTATATCTAAAGATGCTTATGAAGTTTTAAATAAAAAAGATAAAGAAAAATTAGAAGAGATTAATGGAAAATATTATTTGAAAAAAGAATATAAAAATAAATTAAAAATTGTGATGACAGGAGGTGTATTTGATATTCTGCATTATGGACATATATATACTTTAGAAAAAGCAAAAGAAAAAGCAGATATCTTAATTGTAATAATTGCAAACGACAATACAGTTTTAAAAAATAAAAATAGAAAACCAATACATTCACAAGAACATAGAAAAAAGATAGTTGAATCATTAAAACCAGTTGATTTATGTTTAATTGGAGGAGAAAATCCTTTAGAAATGGCTGAAAAAATAAATCCGAACTTAATAGTTTATGGTTATGACCAAAACCCTTTTATTACTAATTATCCATATATTAAATTAGATAAAAATGAAGAGTATAAAACATCTAAAATTATTGAAAATTTAGGTATTTAAAGTGAGTTAAATGGATTTTTTAAATATAACAGTTTTCGGAACAACTATTATCAATTATGCATATTTCCTATTCATTACTCTAGGAACCATAATTTTAGCAAAAGTAGCTTATTATATCATAAAAGGAACAATAAGTAGATTTACAAAAAGAACAAAAACAAAATTAGATGATTTATTAATGTCTGCATTAGAAAAGCCATTTATTGTTTTAATTTTAATATTTGGAGCACAATTTGGGTTGGAATTTTTATCTTTACCAAATGGCTATGGAAATACAGCACAAAATATTTTGGGTGTTTTATTAACATTTAATATCGCATGGTTTATTGTAGGAGTTTTAAATTCATTTATTGAAAATTATGTTGAACATTTAACAAGAAAAACTGAATCTAAATTAGATGACCAAATATTGCCTATTTTCAAAAAAGGAGTATTCGCAATTGTTTTTATTTTAGC encodes the following:
- a CDS encoding adenylyltransferase/cytidyltransferase family protein, producing the protein MNNKDLFILQIKQEGISKDAYEVLNKKDKEKLEEINGKYYLKKEYKNKLKIVMTGGVFDILHYGHIYTLEKAKEKADILIVIIANDNTVLKNKNRKPIHSQEHRKKIVESLKPVDLCLIGGENPLEMAEKINPNLIVYGYDQNPFITNYPYIKLDKNEEYKTSKIIENLGI